A window from Larimichthys crocea isolate SSNF chromosome XXIII, L_crocea_2.0, whole genome shotgun sequence encodes these proteins:
- the LOC104937803 gene encoding uncharacterized protein LOC104937803, with translation MDAATSTMQHSYGLGLRGPNPPHGAQQPTTGPSGAPRPEEQQPQHHKPFFYIQPSQPYMPMQSLQWPVPVPMPVSYNPYYGYPGLGYGMPVIPNYQSNPYMEPPSFVVPHTHLHLMDYRRMLNPQYYQTMAYHSRRFRYQQNGQPREMTSSEVQTEPLSVTQRTSTPGSSDGEASHGLQVRSNSPSVPNTSQSLSPAGAVHKGDHSLELKDTVSSSTTVAPPNGSFVIQTEEVRIECCTTPVGLQLLHSHETAEVAHSFSQDVVQCSSILQGQVLQDEGLCPPADQSEQALQTCPDILSVGTPSSGEKIPALEEPRSQMDPMTATSNCGSQVAVHGDVQEMSSEKDLSITSKSFHFKVVHLPFDPKYLDELRKMESTVWSMEDTLIPSPESLIQSGHTESRDETLAVADELTVNEEAPIEEVISMIEMPPLTEDELEVSAVKGPVDELLFEADNCPRMDVPVAEETSMNTAKVTHAPYLLLLDNSPLNAGRNQHRRETNVQDHQDTSFESLPAYLPSTSWLADFDNVYYCSKLPQTPKKQNRPLSSHSLDVPSRRRKLELEYKEHPTIRKPKERYKPKGKVDRQSLSDHECLLNRKLNENAFTPYASKRERLCNRCLAKCRICMSAGSALEGQALKRKAVPFQQKNDALLPTCEACRSHSNKRLTRKASSPDVRGRHGQDTEGESSENSSCRTGPKWRSADDPRKFNDPKRPLASKQNLEKCPAASYPKLREKNYLSNESQHQSIPWERLRHCPHGNAIREMDENCAMPNSLQDKWRNMDQVYPRHRWQTDKSWKAATPGDGSKSETRSQHLNKHKKSQPQSQGTRRNDTRC, from the exons ATGGATGCAGCCACATCTACCATGCAACATTCTTACGGTCTGGGCCTTCGAGGTCCAAATCCACCACATGGAGCTCAGCAGCCGACTACCGGGCCTTCAGGAGCTCCACGTCCTGAGGAGCAGCAGCCCCAGCACCACAAACCTTTCTTCTACATACAGCCCTCGCAGCCCTATATGCCCATGCAGAGTCTGCAGTGGCCTGTACCAGTGCCCATGCCTGTGTCCTACAACCCGTACTACGGTTACCCTGGTCTAG gTTACGGCATGCCAGTGATTCCCAACTATCAATCAAATCCGTACATGGAGCCCCCTAGCTTTGTTGTACCCCATACCCACCTCCATTTGATGGACTACAGGCGCATGCTTAACCCTCAGTATTACCAGACCATGGCCTATCACTCCCGCAGGTTCCGCTACCAGCAAAATGGCCAGCCCAGAGAAATGACCAGCTCTGAAGTTCAAACTGAGCCGCTGTCTGTAACCCAGAGGACTAGCACCCCAGGGTCCAGCGATGGTGAGGCCTCCCATGGCCTCCAAGTCCGTAGTAACAGCCCAAGTGTCCCCAACACTAGTCAGTCCCTCTCACCAGCTGGGGCTGTGCATAAGGGGGATCATTCTCTGGAGCTAAAGGACACAGTGTCCTCTTCTACCACAGTGGCGCCACCAAATGGCAGCTTTGTGATCCagacagaggaggtgaggattGAATGCTGCACCACTCCGGTGGGACTGCAACTCCTGCACTCTCACGAGACTGCAGAAGTAGCCCACAGTTTTTCACAAGATGTAGTCCAGTGTAGCTCCATCCTTCAGGGTCAAGTGCTACAGGACGAAGGACTGTGCCCTCCTGCAGACCAGTCAGAGCAGGCACTCCAAACTTGTCCTGATATCCTGTCAGTTGGGACACCCAGTAGCGGTGAAAAGATCCCTGCTCTGGAGGAGCCCAGGAGCCAGATGGACCCCATGACCGCCACCTCAAACTGTGGTTCACAAGTAGCAGTTCATGGCGATGTTCAGGAGATGAGCAGTGAGAAGGATCTGAGTATTACATCCAAGAGTTTTCACTTCAAAGTTGTTCACCTGCCTTTTGATCCCAAGTACCTGGATGAGCTGAGGAAGATGGAATCCACGGTCTGGTCAATGGAGGACACTTTGATCCCTTCCCCTGAATCGCTGATCCAAAGTGGGCATACAGAGTCTCGTGATGAAACGCTGGCTGTTGCAGATGAGCTGACGGTCAACGAGGAGGCTCCTATAGAAGAGGTCATCTCTATGATTGAGATGCCTCCTCTGACGGAGGATGAACTGGAGGTCTCTGCCGTGAAGGGTCCTGTGGATGAGCTGTTGTTTGAAGCTGATAATTGCCCCAGGATGGATGTTCCTGTTGCAGAGGAAACTTCTATGAACACAGCAAAGGTGACTCATGCACCTTATTTGCTGTTGTTGGATAATTCCCCTCTCAATGCAGGTAGAAACCAACATAGACGAGAAACAAATGTCCAGGATCACCAGGACACTTCATTCGAATCATTGCCTGCCTACCTTCCCTCAACGAGCTGGCTCGCTGACTTTGATAACGTCTACTATTGTAGCAAGCTGCCACAAACTCCCAAGAAGCAGAACAGACCTCTGAGCAGCCATAGTTTAGATGTGCCttccagaagaagaaaactagAGCTGGAGTACAAAGAACATCCAACTATTCGCAAGCCGAAAGAGAGGTACAAACCCAAAGGCAAGGTAGATCGACAAAGCCTCTCCGACCACGAATGCCTCCTTAACAGGAAACTAAACGAGAATGCATTCACGCCTTATGCATCCAAGAGAGAGCGACTTTGCAACAGATGTTTGGCAAAGTGCAGGATCTGCATGTCTGCCGGTTCGGCACTCGAGGGTCAGGCcttgaaaagaaaagctgttccTTTCCAACAGAAGAACGATGCGCTCTTACCGACATGTGAGGCCTGCAGATCTCACTCCAACAAACGGCTGACGAGAAAAGCTTCTAGTCCTGACGTCCGTGGCCGTCACGGACAGGACACCGAGGGGGAATCTTCTGAGAACAGCTCATGTCGCACTGGGCCGAAATGGAGGTCAGCTGATGATCCGAGGAAGTTTAATGATCCCAAGCGGCCGCTGGCCTCCAAACAAAACTTGGAGAAATGTCCTGCGGCGTCGTACCCGAAGCTTCGAGAAAAGAACTACTTGTCCAATGAGTCACAGCATCAGTCTATCCCATGGGAGAGGCTTCGCCATTGTCCCCACGGCAACGCCATCCGAGAAATGGACGAGAACTGCGCCATGCCGAATTCCCTCCAGGACAAATGGAGGAACATGGATCAGGTTTACCCGAGACACAGGTGGCAAACAG ACAAGTCATGGAAAGCAGCGACGCCTGGTGACGGCTCCAAGAGCGAAACTAGATCACAACACTTGAATAAACACAAGAAATCACAACCACAATCACAAG gaacTCGTAGAAATGACACAAGATGCTGA